One Mycolicibacterium parafortuitum DNA segment encodes these proteins:
- the lerI gene encoding L-erythrulose 1-phosphate isomerase — translation MTDAGAFGADRLWIGTSWKMNKGLDESRRYIRGLRDYVQSTPLPGVQPFIIPSFTAVTTVREELGADSPVLLGVQNAHWEDEGAWTGEVSVAQAKDAGAQLVEIGHSERREHFGETVETTRRKVAATLAHGLMPLLCIGESAETKQAGGSSRFILDQAAGALDGLADEQLRRVLIAYEPIWAIGEHGRPATVEELRRPFADLAREYGGRTSGLLYGGSVNLDNAQELLGIEHVSGLFIGRAAWQLPGYLRILEIAAAHATVTAADPHAS, via the coding sequence GTGACTGACGCCGGCGCGTTCGGGGCCGACCGGCTGTGGATCGGCACCAGCTGGAAGATGAACAAGGGCCTCGACGAGTCCCGTCGATACATCCGCGGATTGCGCGACTACGTGCAGTCCACCCCGCTTCCGGGAGTCCAGCCGTTCATCATCCCGTCGTTCACCGCGGTGACGACCGTCCGCGAGGAACTGGGCGCCGATTCCCCGGTGCTGCTCGGGGTGCAGAACGCGCACTGGGAAGACGAAGGTGCCTGGACCGGTGAGGTTTCCGTCGCCCAGGCGAAGGACGCCGGAGCCCAGCTGGTCGAGATCGGGCATTCCGAGCGACGTGAGCATTTCGGTGAAACCGTGGAGACCACCCGGCGCAAGGTGGCGGCCACACTGGCTCACGGCTTGATGCCGCTGCTGTGCATCGGCGAGAGCGCCGAGACGAAACAGGCCGGCGGGTCATCACGATTCATCCTGGACCAGGCGGCAGGCGCACTCGACGGCCTCGCCGACGAACAGTTGCGGCGCGTGCTCATCGCCTACGAGCCGATCTGGGCGATCGGCGAGCACGGGCGGCCGGCCACCGTCGAGGAGCTACGCCGGCCGTTCGCCGACTTGGCCCGTGAATACGGCGGTCGCACAAGCGGATTGCTCTACGGCGGGTCGGTGAACCTGGACAATGCCCAGGAGCTGCTCGGAATCGAGCATGTCAGCGGGTTGTTCATCGGTCGCGCCGCCTGGCAGCTGCCCGGTTACCTGCGGATCCTCGAGATCGCCGCCGCCCACGCGACCGTCACCGCGGCGGATCCCCACGCCAGCTGA
- the lerK gene encoding L-erythrulose 1-kinase, with protein sequence MTYLLNSPDEFADEAVRGLVAAHPDLLTEVAGGVVRSTETPKGQPALVIGGGSGHYPAFAGWVGPGMGHGAPCGNIFSSPSAAEVYSVVRNAENGGGVILGFGNYAGDVLHFGLAAEKLRHEGIDVRIVTVSDDIASNSPENHRDRRGVAGDLPVFKIAGAAIEAGADLDEAERVAWKANDATRSFGLAFEGCTLPGAAEPLFHVEKGWMGVGLGIHGEPGVRDNRLGTAAEVADLLFDEVIAEEPPRGENGYDGRVAVILNGLGTVKYEELFVVYGRIAERLAQQGLTAVRPEVGEFVTSLDMAGVSLTLVFLDDELERLWTAPVETPAYRRGAMPAVERAPRTEIWDAAEAEIPQADEDSRACARNIVAVLETFQQVCADNEAELGRIDAVAGDGDHGQGMTFGSRGAVQAARAAADREAGARTTLLLAGHAWADAAGGTSGALWGAALTSAGGVFSDTGGADEKTVVDAVRAGIDAVLRLGGAQPGDKTMVDAAVPFRDALAEAFDTQAGPAITSAAEVAREAAEKTADISARLGRARVLGEKSLGTPDPGAVSFALLMKALGEHLTR encoded by the coding sequence ATGACGTACCTCCTGAACTCGCCCGACGAGTTCGCCGATGAGGCGGTCCGTGGCCTCGTCGCCGCGCATCCCGACCTGCTCACCGAGGTCGCCGGCGGTGTCGTGCGCTCGACCGAAACGCCGAAGGGCCAGCCCGCGCTGGTGATCGGCGGAGGTTCCGGGCACTATCCGGCCTTCGCCGGATGGGTCGGTCCGGGTATGGGCCACGGCGCTCCGTGCGGCAACATCTTCTCCTCGCCGTCAGCTGCCGAGGTCTACTCGGTGGTGCGCAACGCCGAGAACGGCGGCGGCGTCATTCTGGGATTCGGCAACTACGCCGGCGACGTCCTGCACTTCGGTCTGGCGGCGGAGAAACTGCGTCATGAGGGCATCGACGTCCGCATCGTGACCGTCAGCGACGACATCGCCTCCAACAGCCCGGAGAACCATCGTGACCGGCGCGGCGTCGCCGGCGACCTGCCCGTCTTCAAGATCGCCGGCGCCGCGATCGAAGCCGGCGCGGATCTCGACGAGGCCGAGCGGGTGGCCTGGAAGGCCAACGATGCGACCCGGTCGTTCGGTTTGGCCTTCGAAGGATGCACCCTGCCCGGCGCAGCCGAACCGCTCTTCCACGTCGAAAAGGGTTGGATGGGCGTGGGTCTCGGCATCCACGGTGAGCCCGGCGTCCGCGACAACCGGCTCGGCACCGCCGCCGAGGTCGCCGACCTGCTGTTCGACGAAGTCATCGCCGAAGAACCGCCGCGCGGCGAGAACGGTTATGACGGCCGGGTAGCCGTCATCCTGAACGGTCTCGGCACCGTCAAGTACGAAGAGCTGTTCGTCGTCTATGGGCGCATCGCGGAACGCCTTGCGCAGCAAGGGCTCACCGCGGTGCGCCCCGAGGTCGGCGAGTTCGTCACCAGCCTCGACATGGCCGGTGTGTCGTTGACGCTCGTGTTCCTCGACGACGAACTGGAAAGGCTGTGGACAGCGCCGGTGGAGACCCCGGCCTACCGCCGCGGCGCCATGCCCGCGGTCGAGCGGGCTCCGCGCACCGAGATCTGGGATGCCGCCGAGGCCGAGATCCCGCAGGCGGACGAAGACTCGCGGGCCTGCGCCCGCAATATCGTTGCGGTGCTTGAGACCTTCCAGCAGGTGTGCGCCGACAACGAAGCCGAACTGGGCCGTATCGACGCGGTGGCCGGCGACGGCGACCACGGCCAGGGCATGACGTTCGGTTCCCGTGGCGCGGTCCAGGCGGCCCGCGCCGCCGCCGACCGGGAGGCCGGTGCCAGGACCACGCTGCTGCTGGCGGGGCACGCATGGGCCGACGCCGCGGGAGGAACCTCGGGTGCCCTGTGGGGTGCGGCGCTGACCAGCGCCGGCGGTGTCTTCTCCGACACCGGCGGAGCCGACGAGAAGACGGTCGTGGACGCGGTACGCGCCGGCATCGATGCCGTTCTGCGCCTCGGTGGCGCCCAGCCCGGCGACAAGACGATGGTCGACGCCGCCGTGCCGTTCCGCGATGCGCTGGCCGAGGCCTTCGACACCCAGGCAGGGCCGGCCATCACCAGCGCCGCTGAGGTGGCGCGCGAAGCGGCCGAGAAAACCGCGGACATCTCGGCGCGATTGGGCCGGGCGCGGGTACTCGGTGAGAAGAGTCTCGGGACTCCCGACCCCGGCGCGGTGTCGTTCGCGCTGTTGATGAAGGCGTTGGGCGAGCACCTGACCCGATGA
- a CDS encoding TetR/AcrR family transcriptional regulator produces the protein MPPESTQGSRRNATRPQPRGDERRQRLLEAFEEQLQTQSLADISVAEVARSAGLKRPAFYFYFAGKHEVVTELLSGIFQDDVFTIGGFLAGGGDPRVSVVDAMTRTFESWHTHRTLFRAMLDARDSDAEAKAIWDQWLQRYEEFVSDFIAEQPTIDIPDPAALAHALISMNERVLDRHIRSGAGVEAAGPLLAAVIHVWNTALFGGDAQ, from the coding sequence GTGCCGCCTGAATCCACGCAGGGTTCCCGGCGCAACGCGACCCGGCCCCAACCGCGTGGTGACGAGCGAAGGCAGCGGCTCCTCGAGGCGTTCGAGGAGCAACTGCAGACCCAGTCGTTGGCCGACATCAGCGTCGCCGAGGTGGCACGGTCGGCGGGGCTGAAACGGCCGGCGTTCTATTTCTACTTCGCAGGCAAGCACGAGGTCGTCACCGAACTGCTCAGCGGGATCTTTCAGGACGACGTGTTCACCATCGGCGGCTTCCTGGCCGGCGGCGGCGACCCCCGCGTTTCCGTGGTCGACGCCATGACAAGGACTTTCGAGTCATGGCACACCCACCGCACGCTGTTCCGGGCGATGCTCGACGCCCGCGATTCCGACGCGGAGGCCAAAGCGATCTGGGACCAGTGGCTGCAGCGCTACGAGGAGTTCGTCAGTGACTTCATCGCCGAGCAGCCCACCATCGACATCCCCGATCCGGCGGCCCTCGCCCACGCGTTGATCTCGATGAACGAGCGGGTCCTGGACCGCCACATCCGTTCCGGCGCCGGTGTCGAAGCCGCAGGCCCGCTTCTGGCGGCGGTCATCCACGTCTGGAACACGGCACTGTTCGGAGGGGACGCGCAATGA
- a CDS encoding TetR/AcrR family transcriptional regulator: MTSTDRPTRADATRNRALLLAAAEAEFAERGPSASVADIARRAGVAKGTLFRHFPTKEDLIAAIVCGHIAVLADAARQLADAPDPGAALLEFLTIAADQRQRHDLTFLQSASAGDPRVAEAGDALHTNLETLVERARQAGAIRADVTEADIFLMMCAPIHIVENLAAPSPLLWQRYLAIIFDGLRPDGAHPLPQPAPVI; the protein is encoded by the coding sequence GTGACTTCGACCGACCGGCCGACTCGCGCCGACGCGACCCGCAACCGTGCGTTGCTGCTGGCCGCCGCCGAGGCAGAGTTCGCCGAACGTGGCCCGTCGGCGTCGGTGGCCGACATCGCCCGCCGCGCCGGGGTCGCGAAAGGCACGCTGTTCCGGCACTTTCCGACCAAAGAGGATCTGATCGCCGCGATCGTCTGCGGGCATATCGCCGTCCTCGCCGATGCGGCCCGGCAGTTGGCGGATGCCCCCGACCCTGGTGCGGCGCTGCTGGAGTTCCTGACCATCGCCGCCGATCAGCGTCAACGCCACGATCTGACGTTTCTGCAATCGGCCAGCGCCGGAGACCCGAGGGTCGCCGAGGCCGGCGATGCGCTGCACACGAACCTGGAAACCCTGGTCGAGCGGGCCCGGCAGGCCGGGGCGATCCGCGCCGACGTCACCGAGGCCGACATCTTCCTGATGATGTGCGCACCGATCCACATCGTCGAAAACCTCGCGGCGCCAAGCCCGCTGCTGTGGCAGCGCTACCTGGCGATCATCTTCGACGGCCTCCGGCCCGACGGGGCGCACCCGCTACCGCAACCGGCGCCCGTCATCTGA
- a CDS encoding GntR family transcriptional regulator, translated as MEAGEDSKPIRSTLVDQVYERLMELLLDGTLKSGDPVSIDGTARYLGVSPTPVREALARLESTGNVVRVAMRGYRVPEMPDAKEISDIMDARLLIEPRMAELACARGGGEWLDGLENAIDEQEQAPHTSDAAAIRKYHRADEQFHRLIAEHADNAALLRAYDALGGHGQRFRLFIGKGVQDSDYAIAEHRELLDAFRRGYGPDVYRIMHTHITGVKERALAEHAEAMRTGSWGSAHGNGLHR; from the coding sequence ATGGAAGCCGGCGAGGACTCGAAACCGATACGCAGCACGCTCGTCGACCAGGTCTACGAGCGGCTGATGGAGTTACTGCTCGACGGCACCCTGAAGTCCGGAGACCCGGTCAGCATCGACGGGACCGCGCGCTACCTGGGGGTATCGCCGACGCCCGTCCGTGAGGCGCTGGCCCGGCTGGAATCCACCGGCAATGTCGTCCGGGTGGCCATGCGGGGGTACCGCGTGCCGGAGATGCCTGATGCCAAGGAGATCTCCGACATCATGGACGCCCGGCTGCTCATCGAACCCCGGATGGCCGAGCTCGCGTGCGCCCGGGGCGGCGGCGAGTGGTTGGACGGCCTGGAAAACGCGATTGACGAGCAGGAACAGGCGCCGCATACGTCGGATGCGGCGGCGATCAGGAAGTACCACCGCGCCGACGAGCAGTTCCACCGGCTCATCGCCGAACACGCCGACAACGCCGCGCTGCTGCGCGCCTATGACGCGCTGGGTGGCCACGGACAGCGATTCCGCCTCTTCATCGGCAAGGGCGTCCAGGACTCCGATTACGCGATCGCCGAGCACCGCGAGTTGCTCGACGCCTTCCGCCGGGGCTACGGCCCGGACGTGTACCGCATCATGCACACCCACATCACCGGGGTGAAGGAGCGCGCGCTGGCCGAGCATGCCGAGGCGATGCGCACCGGTAGTTGGGGTTCGGCGCACGGCAACGGCCTCCACCGGTGA
- the derI2 gene encoding D-erythrulose 4-phosphate isomerase DerI2: MALKIVIGGDNAGFNYKEALREDLESDERVASVEDVGVMAAEDTTSYPNVAVAAAEKIARGEADRALLICGTGLGVAIAANKVKGIRAVTAHDVYSVQRSVLSNNAQVLCMGERVVGLELARALVKEWLGLEFDPQSSSAAKVDDICAYEGD; this comes from the coding sequence ATGGCGTTGAAGATCGTCATCGGCGGCGACAACGCCGGCTTCAACTACAAGGAAGCGCTGCGCGAGGACTTGGAGTCCGACGAGCGGGTGGCCAGCGTCGAGGATGTCGGCGTGATGGCCGCCGAAGACACCACGTCGTATCCGAACGTGGCCGTCGCGGCCGCCGAGAAGATCGCCCGCGGCGAGGCGGACCGGGCCCTGCTGATCTGCGGCACCGGGCTGGGCGTCGCGATCGCGGCCAACAAGGTCAAGGGGATTCGCGCCGTCACCGCGCACGACGTGTACTCGGTGCAGCGGTCCGTGCTGTCGAACAACGCGCAGGTGCTGTGCATGGGCGAACGCGTCGTCGGCTTGGAATTGGCGCGCGCCCTGGTGAAGGAGTGGCTCGGCCTCGAGTTCGATCCGCAGTCCTCCTCGGCCGCGAAGGTCGACGACATCTGCGCGTACGAGGGTGACTGA
- a CDS encoding SDR family NAD(P)-dependent oxidoreductase, whose amino-acid sequence MNLHGATALVTGSNRGIGHQFVVELLARGAKVYASARRPELVNIPGAEPIGLDITDQASVDAAAVLAGDVDLLINNAADTAGGNLVTGDMAGIRSTMDSNYYGTLAMIRAFAPILARNGGGAILNVLSAAAWTTVDGNTAYAAAKSAEWGLTNGVRLELAAQGTQVAALVPGLVGTQTLYDFAERHGIEFPDGAVMDPAELVGLALDGLEAGEIEILDPMGAQAKARLSEPPQAWAL is encoded by the coding sequence ATGAATTTGCACGGAGCCACCGCGCTGGTGACCGGATCGAACCGAGGGATCGGCCATCAGTTCGTCGTCGAACTGCTCGCCCGCGGCGCCAAGGTGTACGCCAGTGCCCGCCGTCCCGAACTGGTGAACATTCCCGGCGCCGAGCCGATCGGCCTCGATATCACCGACCAGGCATCGGTCGACGCGGCCGCCGTATTGGCCGGGGACGTGGACCTGCTGATCAACAACGCCGCCGACACCGCAGGCGGCAACCTCGTCACCGGAGACATGGCAGGGATCCGGTCCACGATGGACTCGAACTACTACGGAACGCTGGCGATGATCCGCGCGTTCGCACCGATCCTCGCGCGCAACGGCGGGGGCGCGATCCTCAACGTGCTGTCCGCGGCGGCGTGGACGACCGTCGACGGAAACACCGCCTACGCGGCCGCGAAGTCGGCCGAGTGGGGTCTGACCAACGGCGTGCGGCTCGAGCTCGCGGCTCAAGGCACCCAGGTCGCCGCGCTGGTGCCCGGCCTGGTCGGCACGCAGACGCTGTACGACTTCGCCGAGCGGCACGGCATCGAGTTCCCGGACGGCGCGGTGATGGATCCGGCCGAGCTGGTCGGGCTGGCGCTCGACGGTCTGGAGGCCGGCGAGATCGAGATCCTGGACCCGATGGGCGCTCAGGCCAAGGCGCGCCTCAGCGAGCCGCCACAGGCCTGGGCGCTGTAG
- a CDS encoding 3-hydroxyacyl-CoA dehydrogenase family protein produces MRKINTVTVVGAGYMGGGIAQVFALNGFKVQIADVNADATREALKRLDKEAREFEEQGLFPEGSADTIMGNLTAGESLDEAVADVDFVMEAVFEDPDVKKEVLARVCANARPDTIIGTNTSTIPVKVLVEAVTNPERFLTVHFSNPAPFIPGVELVAGEATTQEVIDSVKDLLVRTGREGAQVADTPGMALNRLQYALLKEATLIVEQGVATKEDVDTIVRTTFGFRLGFFGPFAIADQAGLDVYVKGFRTLENEFGERMATPRLLTENVDAGRHGTKNGKGWTGDFDDATKAELIAYRNKAYSRMGELLRELGPAPKGS; encoded by the coding sequence ATGCGCAAGATCAACACCGTCACAGTCGTCGGCGCCGGTTACATGGGCGGCGGCATCGCCCAGGTGTTCGCCCTGAACGGATTCAAGGTCCAGATCGCCGACGTCAACGCCGATGCCACCCGCGAGGCGCTCAAGCGCCTGGACAAGGAGGCCCGGGAGTTCGAGGAGCAGGGGCTGTTCCCCGAGGGCAGCGCCGACACCATCATGGGCAACCTGACCGCGGGCGAAAGCCTCGACGAGGCCGTCGCCGACGTCGACTTCGTGATGGAGGCGGTGTTCGAGGATCCCGACGTGAAAAAGGAGGTGCTGGCACGGGTCTGCGCGAACGCCCGGCCCGACACGATCATCGGCACCAATACGTCCACGATCCCGGTCAAGGTGCTCGTCGAAGCGGTGACCAATCCCGAGCGGTTCCTCACCGTGCACTTCTCCAACCCCGCGCCGTTCATTCCCGGCGTCGAGCTCGTCGCCGGTGAGGCGACCACGCAGGAAGTCATCGACTCGGTCAAGGATCTTCTGGTGCGTACCGGGCGCGAAGGCGCCCAGGTCGCCGACACCCCCGGGATGGCGCTCAACCGCTTGCAGTACGCCCTGCTCAAGGAGGCGACGCTGATCGTCGAGCAGGGTGTGGCCACCAAGGAGGACGTGGACACGATCGTCCGCACCACCTTCGGATTCCGGCTCGGCTTCTTCGGCCCGTTCGCGATCGCCGACCAGGCCGGTCTCGACGTGTACGTCAAGGGTTTCCGCACGCTGGAGAACGAGTTCGGTGAGCGCATGGCGACTCCGCGGCTGCTCACCGAGAACGTCGACGCCGGCCGGCACGGCACCAAGAACGGCAAGGGGTGGACCGGCGATTTCGACGACGCGACCAAAGCCGAGCTGATCGCCTACCGCAACAAGGCGTACTCCCGCATGGGTGAGCTGCTGCGCGAACTCGGACCTGCGCCGAAGGGGTCCTGA
- a CDS encoding sugar phosphate isomerase/epimerase family protein, whose amino-acid sequence MTQTTGGSAMYSAHNWPIAANMLGFGNRAPDGGHIKDAPSTVWAKQLRQVRELGFDYIDPTDAWVPLAALSDGRVEEFRTVLGDEGLAISSISMTRNSVVDVENGEKNLADAHRLIDLAPTFGATIVNTGFMQAITPQQSEQIWFWLAVGHVDDPALRDLAVDRIRELGDHARANGIQLSLEMYEDTYIGTPDDAVAFIKDVDHDAVGLNPDLGNLIRLHRPMPHFTEMFAKVLPYSNFWHIKNYSRDFDPATGAYSSAPLPLKYGYINYRQIIRLALELGYTGPFCCEHYGSDSLGVCAENREYIQQVLTSALA is encoded by the coding sequence GTGACTCAAACCACTGGAGGTTCGGCGATGTACTCCGCTCACAACTGGCCGATCGCGGCCAACATGCTCGGGTTCGGCAACAGAGCTCCCGACGGCGGGCACATCAAGGACGCCCCCTCCACGGTGTGGGCCAAGCAGCTGCGCCAGGTCCGGGAACTGGGTTTCGACTACATCGACCCCACCGATGCTTGGGTGCCGCTCGCCGCACTGTCCGACGGCCGCGTCGAGGAGTTCCGCACCGTCCTCGGCGACGAAGGCCTGGCGATCTCGTCGATCTCGATGACCCGCAACTCGGTCGTCGACGTCGAGAACGGGGAGAAGAATCTCGCCGACGCGCACCGCCTGATCGACCTGGCCCCGACGTTCGGTGCCACGATCGTGAACACCGGGTTCATGCAAGCCATCACCCCGCAGCAGAGCGAGCAGATCTGGTTCTGGTTGGCCGTGGGCCACGTCGACGACCCGGCGCTGCGCGATCTGGCCGTCGACCGTATCCGTGAACTCGGTGATCACGCCCGCGCCAACGGGATCCAGCTCAGCTTGGAGATGTACGAGGACACCTACATCGGCACCCCGGACGATGCGGTCGCGTTCATCAAGGACGTCGACCACGACGCGGTCGGACTGAACCCCGACCTGGGCAACCTGATCCGGCTACATCGGCCGATGCCTCACTTCACCGAGATGTTCGCCAAAGTGCTTCCCTACTCGAACTTCTGGCACATCAAGAACTACTCACGGGACTTCGACCCGGCGACCGGCGCGTACAGCTCGGCGCCGCTGCCGTTGAAGTACGGCTACATCAACTATCGCCAGATCATCCGTCTCGCACTCGAACTCGGCTACACCGGGCCGTTCTGCTGCGAGCATTACGGCTCCGATTCGTTGGGCGTATGCGCCGAGAACCGGGAGTACATCCAGCAAGTTCTCACCTCCGCCCTCGCCTGA
- a CDS encoding GntP family permease, protein MDEIAIAERPAALLVIIALVAIVVLLFLIIKVRLHAFFSLIVVSVLTGLAAGIGMGDVINVVIAGFSNTVGTVALLVGFGTVLGRIVEMTGGAQVLADKMLSRFGEKRAPLALAVASLFYAFPIFLDAGFIVMLPIIYTVARRLGGSFMLYVLPSIGAFLMMHALTPPHPGPTAAATVMGADVGMVVIVALLVGLPTWYLAGYRLSLIIAKRYPNMPVPNLLGEPKDYPEDERPGFWTVIFVLLLPLVLIFFNTIFSTLEADGAVTKDNIAYQLSRLIGTTSIALLISVLLAMVLLYVLPRRRRGEPIGGLLENLVDDALAPVCSIILITGAGGAFGRILTETGIGKTLADGLDALGLPVILAGFLIAIAFRVAQGSATVAATTAGSIMAPAVMEMDLGAVALAAVVVAIAAGSITFSHVNDSGFWLIGRFCGFDTITTLKTWTVIATAIGFMSFALASVVYLVAV, encoded by the coding sequence ATGGACGAGATAGCCATCGCGGAGCGGCCTGCCGCCCTGCTCGTGATCATCGCGCTCGTCGCGATCGTGGTCCTGCTCTTCCTGATCATCAAGGTCAGGCTGCACGCGTTCTTCTCCCTGATCGTGGTGAGTGTGCTGACCGGTCTGGCGGCCGGCATCGGGATGGGCGACGTCATCAACGTCGTCATCGCGGGCTTCAGCAACACCGTCGGCACCGTGGCACTACTGGTCGGGTTCGGCACCGTCCTCGGACGAATAGTCGAGATGACCGGCGGCGCACAGGTTCTCGCCGACAAGATGCTGAGCAGGTTCGGCGAGAAGAGGGCGCCGCTGGCGCTCGCCGTGGCCTCGCTGTTCTACGCGTTCCCGATCTTCCTCGACGCCGGCTTCATCGTGATGCTGCCCATCATCTACACGGTGGCCAGGCGGCTCGGCGGGTCGTTCATGTTGTACGTGCTGCCGTCCATCGGCGCGTTCCTGATGATGCACGCGCTGACCCCGCCGCACCCCGGACCGACGGCGGCGGCGACGGTGATGGGCGCCGACGTCGGCATGGTGGTCATCGTCGCGCTACTCGTGGGCCTGCCGACCTGGTACCTCGCCGGCTACCGGCTCAGCCTGATCATCGCCAAGCGCTACCCCAACATGCCGGTGCCGAACCTGCTGGGTGAACCGAAGGACTACCCCGAAGACGAGCGGCCCGGCTTCTGGACCGTGATCTTCGTCCTGCTGCTTCCGCTGGTGCTGATCTTCTTCAACACCATCTTCTCCACCCTCGAAGCCGACGGCGCCGTCACGAAAGACAATATCGCCTACCAGCTTTCGCGCCTGATCGGGACGACCTCGATTGCGCTGCTGATCAGCGTCCTGCTCGCGATGGTATTGCTCTACGTGCTGCCGCGCCGGCGCCGCGGGGAGCCGATCGGCGGATTGCTGGAGAACCTCGTCGACGACGCGTTGGCGCCGGTCTGCTCGATCATCCTGATCACCGGCGCCGGTGGCGCCTTCGGCAGGATCCTGACCGAGACCGGGATCGGCAAGACCCTTGCCGACGGCTTGGACGCCCTCGGATTGCCGGTCATCCTCGCGGGCTTCCTGATCGCGATCGCGTTCCGGGTCGCGCAGGGTTCGGCCACGGTTGCGGCCACGACCGCGGGTTCGATCATGGCGCCCGCCGTCATGGAGATGGACCTCGGCGCTGTTGCGCTCGCCGCGGTCGTCGTCGCCATCGCCGCGGGCTCGATCACCTTCTCCCATGTCAACGACTCCGGCTTCTGGCTGATCGGGCGCTTCTGCGGGTTCGACACCATCACCACGTTGAAGACGTGGACCGTCATCGCGACGGCGATCGGCTTCATGTCGTTCGCGCTCGCGTCGGTGGTCTATCTGGTCGCCGTCTGA